GGCGGTCTCGGCGAGGCGGCCGGCGGTCGGCGGTCGGGGGATGTTCCGGCCGCCCCTTCGATCGAGGGGAGAGATCAGGGGCGGCGCGGAACGGCATCGGGGGCCGGTCAGGCCTGGATCTGCTTGCGGTCGCCGCTGTGGCTGATCGCGACCTTGCGGGGCTTGGCCTTCTCGGCGACCGGGATCTTCAGGGTCAGCACGCCGGCGTCGTAGTCGGCGGTGATCCCGGCGGGGTCGAGGGTGTCGGAGAGCATGACCTGGCGGGAGAACACGCCGAGGGGGCGCTCGGACAGCTCCCACTTCACGCCCTCGCCTTCCTGGCGCGGGCGGCGCTCGGCCTTGACGGTCACCATGTTCCGCTCGACGTCGATGTCGATCGCCTCCGGGTCCACTCCGGGCAGGTCGAAGCAGATGACGTACTCGTCGCCGGCCCGGTAGGCGTCCAGCGGCATCGGCGCCGGACGCGACCAGGTTCCCGTGTTGCCCAGGAACTGCTGGGTCAGACGGTCCAGCTCGCGGAACGGGTCAGTGCGCAGCAGCATCGCGAAACACCTCCACTGATCGAATGGGTGCCAGTGCGCTTCACCTGCCACCTTTCTAGCGCGTCATCCATCCGATGACAAGTCCTGGTGTCGCCTATAGAGTGACTGCATGAGTGAGAAGCCCCGCAGACCCGCCGCTGCCGCTCCCCGGCCGGTCGAGCCCACCTCGTTCCTGGCGGCCGCGGCGGCGCTGGCCGCCATCGACGACGCCGTCCGCACCGCCCAGAACCCCGCGTCCCAGCCCCCGATCGCCCCTGCTGCGCAGGCAGGCCCCGAGCAGGCCTTGGCTGCCCTGGTGCTGCTGCGCGAGCTGCGCACCGAGCTCGCCGGCTGGGAAGCCGGCCTGGTGGAGACCGCCCGGGAGGCCGGCGCCACCTGGGCCGACCTCGCCCGCCCCATGGGCGTGGCCAGCCGCCAGGCCGCCGAGAACCGCTACCTGCGCCTCAAGCCCGCCAGCGGCACGACGCAGGCCGGTACCGGCGCGGAACGCGTCAAGGCGGTCCGCGACCGGCGGGCCGCCGACCGAACGGTCACCGCCTGGGCCCGCGACAACGCCGCCGAGCTGCGGGTCCTCGCCGCCCAGATCACCATGACCGCACTCGCCCCCGGCGCCCGCCCCGCCCAGGCGGCCCTGACCGCCGCCCTCGGAGCCACCGACCCCGCCGACCTCATAGAGCCTCTCGCCGCCATCCGCCCCCACCTCGGCACCGGCCAGGGCGACCTCGCCGCCCGCCTCGCCGCCCTCACCCACCACACCACCCGGCTCCGCGATGACAGCGACCGACGCCGCGCCTGACCCTGTCGCCGCCGCCGAAAGGCGCTGGCAGGACCTCCTGGACCGGATCCACGACCTCGAAGCACGAGTGGCCGCCACCACGAGCACCGTCACCATCGCCCTCGACACCCACCTCGCCCGCCTCGACGCCCTGGGCCACCAGCTCGCTCAGACCACCTGGCCACTGCCCGCCCCCGATCCGGGCAGTCCCCAGGCCACACCGCCGAACAACCGGCCGGACTGACAGGGCCGGGAGCCACCGCAGCCACCCGGGTTTTGGTGGGGTCAGCGTTCTTCGCGGAAGTCGACGTGACGGCGGGCGACGGGGTCGTATTTGCGCAGGACCAGTCGGTCGGGGTCGTTGCGGCGGTTCTTGCGGGTCACGTGCGTGTAGCCGGTGCCGGCGGTGGAGCGGAGCTTGATGATCGGGCGCAGCTCGTTGCGGGCCATGAGGTCCTCCTGTGGTCGGATGGGAATCGACCATAGCAAATGAAATCCATTTTCATCTAGGTTAAGGTGAGGATGCCGTCCGGGCCGCCGTGCCCGGGGTGGCCTCTCGCCATGTCCTTGTGCCCGTCCGATGGAGCAGCCCATGTCCGCACACTGCCAACTGACCGGTCGTAAGCCTGGGTTCGGCAATGCGATCTCGCACTCGCACCGCCGTACCAGCCGCCGCTTCGACCCCAACATCCAGCGCAAGCGCTACTGGCTGCCCAGTGAGGGCCGGTACGTGCGCCTCACGTTGAGCGCCAAGGGCCTGAAGACCGTCGACGTGATCGGAATCGAGGCTGCGGTGGCCCGCATCCGCGCCCGTGGGGAGAAGGTCTGATGGCCAAGCAGAGCAAGATCGCCAAGAACGAGCAGCGGCGCGCGGTCGTCGCGCGGTACGCCGAGCGCCGCGCCGAACTCAAGCGGACCATCGCCCACCCCGACACCGGGCCCGCCGAGCGCGCCGCCGCGCAGGCCGAACTCGCCCGCCAGCCGCGCGACGCCAGCGCCACCAGGATCCGTAACCGCGACGCCGTGGACGGCCGCCCGCGCGGCTACCAGCGCGCCTTCGGCCTCTCCCGGATCAACCTGCGCACCCTGGCCCACGCCGGACAGCTGCCCGGTGTGCGGAAGTCGAGCTGGTGAGCGCGGTGCCCGAACACGTCAGGCTCCCGGTCGTGGTGGTGGCCGGCCTCCACCGGGCCGAACGCCGCCGCGCCGTCCAGGAGTTGCTGGACGGAAGCGTCAACGGCGTGGTCCTCCACCACGACCTGCGCGATGCCCCGCGTGGCACCGTCCACCGCGAACTCCGCGACGCCAGCGACACCATCATGACGGCGGACGTCCCGCTGACCAACGACTGCCCCTGCTGCGCGCTGCGCGAGGACCTGCTGCCCGAGCTGCTGCGCCTGGCCGAGGCCGGGCAGCACGGGCTCGCGATCGTCGAGCTGTGGGGCGGCAGTGACCCGCACCCGGCGGTCGAGTTGATTGCCGGGGGCGAGGTGGACGGCCGTCCGATGGGGGAGTCCATCGAACTGGCGGGCGCGGTGGTCGCCGTCGACCCGGACCGGCTGCTCGGAGAACTCTCCGTCTCCGACGACCTGGCGGAGCACGGCGAGCACACCGCCCCGGACGACTCCCGTACCCGCGCCGAGGCGCTCGCCCATCAGATCGAGTACGCCGCCACGATCGCCGTCGCCCGTGGCGGCGAGGCAGGGTTGTCCATGCTCCGCCAGTTGCACCCGACGGCTCGGCGGGTCCTGCTCGGTACCGGTGAGTTGTTGCGGGCGGCGCTCGGCGGTTTCGACGTGGCCGCCGCCCGCGACCGGGTGAATCCGGCCCTCGCGCTGCTGCCGCAGCAAGCCGACGAGGCGGGGGTGGCCACCCTGGTGTGGGAGCGGCGCCGACCGCTGCACCCGGTCCGCCTGTATGAGGCGCTGGAGCTGCTCGTCCCGGCGGCGCAGCGCAGCCGCGGCCGGTTCTGGCTGGCCAACCGGCCCGAACTGATGCTGGCCTGGGACGCCGCCGGAGCCAACCTCGCCGTCGAGGAGTGCGGGCCCTGGCTCGCCTCGCTGCCGGACGCCGCCTGGGAGCTCTACCCGCCCGCCCGCAGGGCCGCCGCCGCCCTCGACTGGCACCCGGTCCACGGCGACCGCGTCCAGCAACTCGCCTTCATCGCCGAGGGTTTGGACGTCGATGGCGTCACCGAACTGCTCGACTCCTGCCTGCTCACCGACGCCGAACTGATGGCGGGGGAGGCCGGCTGGAAGACCCTGCCCGACGCCTTCGAGGACCTGCTCGAACCCGTCTCCTGACCAGAGAGAAGAACCGATGGCCAAGCGCCCCACCGGCGGACGTCCGGCCCGCCCGCGCCCCAACCCGCTCATGGAAGCCGGGATCACGTACGTCGACTACAAGGACACGAACCTGCTGCGCAAGTTCATCTCCGACCGCGGCAAGATCCGCAGCCGCCGGGTCACCCGTCTTACTGTGCAGGAGCAGCGGGTGATGGCCCGGGCGATCAAGAACGCCCGCGAGATGGCCCTGCTGCCCTACGCCTCCACCGCCCGATAGGAGAGACCCCACATGGCCGTTCCCAAGCGGAAAACCTCCCGCAGCAACACCCGGCACCGCCGCGCCCAGTGGAAGGCCGCGGCCCCGCAGCTTGTCCCGATCACCGTCGACGGGCGCGAGCACCTGGTGCCCCGCAACCTGGTCAAGGCGTACGAGCGAGGGCTGCTGACGCCGTGAGAGCACGAGGAGCCGTGGCGTGACCGCTGCCCCCTCGCGGCGGATCTCGGGCCGATGAGCGGCAAGGCCGGCACAGGTGCCCGAGGTGCGCTGGCCGCGCCGGGACCGGTCGGCCCGGCGCGGCCACCCGAGGCGGGTCAGCCGGTGAACGCGGTGGTGCCCCTCGGGCTGCCGAGGCCGGTCGGGCCGTCGTAGCCGGTGGTGCCGGTGCACAGGTAGGACGTCGAGCAGCTGCCGTTGGAGCCGCTGGTGACGTCGTTCAGCGAGCCGGTGTGGGCGTAGGGGAAGGCGGCCGGGTAGCTGCCCGCCGAGGGCGCGCCCGCGTCGGCGTAGACGCCGGCGATGACGGGGGCGGCGACGCTGGTGCCGCCGTAGACGACCCAGCCGTTGCCGCCGTAGGTCAGGTAGACGGAGACGCCGGTGGCCGGGTCGGCGACGGCGGAGACGTCGGCGATGGTCCGCTTGGCGCAGCCGGTGTCCTTCTGCCAGCTGGGCTTGGCGTCGTAGGCGGAGCAGCCGGAGCCGGCGCCGTTCCACACGGACTCGCTCCAACCGCGCGTGTTCCCGGCCTTCTTGAGGGTGGTGCCGCCGACCGAGGTGACGTAGCGGGAGGCGGCGGGGTACTGGGCGCCGTAGCCGGAGTCGCCAGAGGAGACGGTGATGGCGACGCCGGGGTGGTTGAAGTACTGCTTGTCGTAGGTCGGGTCGTTGGAGGACTCGCTGCCGCCGTAGCTGTTGGAGACGACCTTGGCGCCGAGCCTCACGGCAGTGTTGACGGCCGTCCCCAAGTCGGCCGTGGTGGCGCGGGAGGCCTCGACGAGGACGATCTTCGCGTTGGGGGCGATGGCGGACACCATGTCGAGGTCGAGGGCGATCTCGCCCGCCCAACCGCGGTCGGCGCGCGGGTACTTGGTGCCGCCGTTCTCGTCGACCTTCTTGAAGCAGCCGTTGGCGGTGGTGCAGGCGGGCAGGCCGTACTGGGCGCGGTAGACGGCGAGGTCGCCCTCGGCGTTGGGATCGTCGTACGCGTCGACGATGGCGACGGTGACACCGGCGCCGCCGTTGGCGGGCAGGCTGTAGGCGCTGCGCAGGTCGGCGGCGCCGTAGCCGGAGGGGGTGAGGGCGGTGGTGGTGTCGGTGACGCGCAGGGCGTGGCAGGACATCGTGTCGCCCTTGGCGAGGGTTGTGCAGGAGCGCACCCAGGACGGTGAACCAGCTTGTAAGGGAAGGGCGTTGGCGGGGGCCACAACGGCGATGGTGGCGAGGGCGGCCGAGCCGGCGAGCGCGGCGGCCGTGCGGCGGGCGAGGTGGGGGGTGAGGGTGGTGGCGCGCAACGGAGGTCCTCCGGATCGGTGGGGGCGGGGCGTGGGGGCGTTGCACGGCAACGGCTTTGGGGATGCCGGGTCGTGGCCGGGGTGGGTCGCGGCCGTGGCCGCGACCCACCCCGGCGTGGCCTCAGGAGGTGGTGAGGGCCGTGTCGTCGATGACGAAGCTGGTCTGGAGGGAGGAGTCCTCGGTGCCGGTGAACTTGACGGTGACGCTCTGGCCGGCGAAGGCGCTCAGGTCGTAGCTGCGCAGGGTGTAGCCGGCGGCCGCGTTGACGTTGCTGAAGGTGGCCAGGGTGGTGGTGCCGGCCTGGACGGTCAGCTTGTCGTACGCGGTCGAGCCGGATTCACCGGTGTCGATGTGGAGGTAGAAGCTGAGGGTGGCTTTGCAGCCGGCCGGGATCGTCACCGTCTGGGTGAGGGTGTCGGTGTGGCTGGAGCCGTAGCCGTCGAGCCAGGCCTTCCAGCTGCCGCTGTGCGCGGGCTCGCTGCTGCTGTTGTCGATGACGCCGGGGGTCGCGGTCCAGGGCGCGGCGCTGCCGGTCTCGAAGCCGGGGTTGCCGAGCAGCTGGGTGGCGGTGCAGCCGCCGCCGGTGCCGGTGACGGTCCAGCTGAAGGTGGTGGAGCCGCTGGCGCCGGTGGTGTCGGTGGCGGTCACGGTCGCGGTGTAGCTGCCGGCGGTGGTCGCGGTGCCGGTGATCAGGCCGGTGGTGGCGTTGACGGACAGTCCGGCGGGCAGGCCGCTCGCGCTGTAGCTGAGGCTCTGGCCGGACGCGGAGTCGCTGGCGTGGATCTGCAGGCTGACCGGGGAGCCCTGGGCGGTGCTCTGGCTGCCCGGGTTGGTGACGGTGACGGTGTTGCCGCCCGTGCTGCCGGAGGTGAAGGCGGCGGTGCCGTTGGGGGTGCCGAGCCCGGTCGGGCCGTCGTAGCCGGCGCCGGCGGTGCACAGGTAGGACGGGGAGCAGCTGCCGTTGGCGCCGCTGGTCACGTCGTACAGCGAGCCGGTGTGGGCGTACGGGTAGGAAG
The nucleotide sequence above comes from Streptomyces kaniharaensis. Encoded proteins:
- the rpsR gene encoding 30S ribosomal protein S18 — its product is MAKRPTGGRPARPRPNPLMEAGITYVDYKDTNLLRKFISDRGKIRSRRVTRLTVQEQRVMARAIKNAREMALLPYASTAR
- a CDS encoding S53 family peptidase, which codes for MRATTLTPHLARRTAAALAGSAALATIAVVAPANALPLQAGSPSWVRSCTTLAKGDTMSCHALRVTDTTTALTPSGYGAADLRSAYSLPANGGAGVTVAIVDAYDDPNAEGDLAVYRAQYGLPACTTANGCFKKVDENGGTKYPRADRGWAGEIALDLDMVSAIAPNAKIVLVEASRATTADLGTAVNTAVRLGAKVVSNSYGGSESSNDPTYDKQYFNHPGVAITVSSGDSGYGAQYPAASRYVTSVGGTTLKKAGNTRGWSESVWNGAGSGCSAYDAKPSWQKDTGCAKRTIADVSAVADPATGVSVYLTYGGNGWVVYGGTSVAAPVIAGVYADAGAPSAGSYPAAFPYAHTGSLNDVTSGSNGSCSTSYLCTGTTGYDGPTGLGSPRGTTAFTG
- the rpmG gene encoding 50S ribosomal protein L33: MARNELRPIIKLRSTAGTGYTHVTRKNRRNDPDRLVLRKYDPVARRHVDFREER
- the rpmB gene encoding 50S ribosomal protein L28 — translated: MSAHCQLTGRKPGFGNAISHSHRRTSRRFDPNIQRKRYWLPSEGRYVRLTLSAKGLKTVDVIGIEAAVARIRARGEKV
- the rpmF gene encoding 50S ribosomal protein L32 → MAVPKRKTSRSNTRHRRAQWKAAAPQLVPITVDGREHLVPRNLVKAYERGLLTP
- the rpsN gene encoding 30S ribosomal protein S14, with amino-acid sequence MAKQSKIAKNEQRRAVVARYAERRAELKRTIAHPDTGPAERAAAQAELARQPRDASATRIRNRDAVDGRPRGYQRAFGLSRINLRTLAHAGQLPGVRKSSW
- a CDS encoding CobW family GTP-binding protein; the encoded protein is MSAVPEHVRLPVVVVAGLHRAERRRAVQELLDGSVNGVVLHHDLRDAPRGTVHRELRDASDTIMTADVPLTNDCPCCALREDLLPELLRLAEAGQHGLAIVELWGGSDPHPAVELIAGGEVDGRPMGESIELAGAVVAVDPDRLLGELSVSDDLAEHGEHTAPDDSRTRAEALAHQIEYAATIAVARGGEAGLSMLRQLHPTARRVLLGTGELLRAALGGFDVAAARDRVNPALALLPQQADEAGVATLVWERRRPLHPVRLYEALELLVPAAQRSRGRFWLANRPELMLAWDAAGANLAVEECGPWLASLPDAAWELYPPARRAAAALDWHPVHGDRVQQLAFIAEGLDVDGVTELLDSCLLTDAELMAGEAGWKTLPDAFEDLLEPVS
- a CDS encoding Hsp20/alpha crystallin family protein, translating into MLLRTDPFRELDRLTQQFLGNTGTWSRPAPMPLDAYRAGDEYVICFDLPGVDPEAIDIDVERNMVTVKAERRPRQEGEGVKWELSERPLGVFSRQVMLSDTLDPAGITADYDAGVLTLKIPVAEKAKPRKVAISHSGDRKQIQA